From the Marivivens sp. LCG002 genome, the window GCGGTCTCGGCATCGGCGGTGGCAGCGGTGGCGGCCTTGTTTCTGCGCGTGGCGCGGCAACCGCTTTGAGCAAAATCACTTGGGCACTTGCTGCGGCCTTTATCTGCACCTCGATCGGTCTGACCATCATCGCCGCCGAAAAATCGGCCGGTGCATCGGTTGTAGATCGCCTGATCGATGCCGCCCCTGTCGAAGCGCCCAGCGCCGAGACCGGCAATGCACTTGGTTCGGATCTTCTTCCGCCGAGCGCCGACAGCGACGCACCGCTTCTTCCCAGCGGAAACTAACCACAAAGGTTAGTCTCTCTAGGCTTATAGCCAACAGCATATTGAGTAACCGGTTGCGTAAACGGGGCGAATCCGGTTATATTTAAA encodes:
- the secG gene encoding preprotein translocase subunit SecG; translation: MENVVLVIHLILALCLIGIVLMQRSEGGGLGIGGGSGGGLVSARGAATALSKITWALAAAFICTSIGLTIIAAEKSAGASVVDRLIDAAPVEAPSAETGNALGSDLLPPSADSDAPLLPSGN